A single region of the Oleispira antarctica RB-8 genome encodes:
- the pepP gene encoding Xaa-Pro aminopeptidase yields MKLAQTEYSQRRQQLMAQMAENSIAIVPTAVETVRNRDVEHPFRQDSDFYYLSGFAEANACLVLIPGREQGEYILFCEEKDPALEIWTGRRAGPEGAARNFFADEAYPIEALDSVLPDLLDGKTRIYTEMGANSQFDSQLLHWVNKVKSMVRKGAEVPHEFSVLGHLLHEMRLIKSTAEIEMMQKAADISAAAHCRAMKNAQPGCFEYQLEADIVHEFMREGSRWPAYPSIVGGGENACILHYTNNDMVIDDGSLILIDAGCELDYYAADITRTFPVNGKFSPEQKALYELVLKAQLAAITEIKPGNSWNAPHEVAVVVLVKGLVELGLLTGEIEQLIEDEAYRTFYMHRTGHWLGMDVHDVGEYRINKEWRPLQPGMVLTVEPGLYIAPDCEEVDVRWRGIGIRIEDDVVVTEDGCHVLSHKVPKTVADIEALMAS; encoded by the coding sequence ATGAAACTTGCTCAAACAGAATATAGCCAACGCCGCCAGCAACTAATGGCGCAGATGGCAGAAAATAGTATTGCTATTGTGCCGACGGCGGTTGAAACCGTACGTAATCGTGACGTTGAGCACCCCTTTCGCCAAGACAGTGATTTTTATTACTTGTCAGGATTCGCCGAGGCTAATGCCTGCTTGGTATTGATCCCTGGGCGCGAGCAAGGGGAATATATTTTATTCTGTGAAGAGAAAGATCCTGCATTAGAAATTTGGACCGGTCGCCGTGCCGGTCCGGAAGGCGCTGCGCGTAACTTCTTTGCTGACGAAGCGTATCCGATCGAAGCTTTAGATTCCGTGCTGCCTGATCTACTTGATGGCAAAACCCGTATTTATACCGAGATGGGTGCCAACAGTCAGTTTGATAGCCAACTATTGCACTGGGTTAATAAAGTCAAATCGATGGTGCGCAAGGGCGCTGAAGTACCTCATGAATTTTCGGTACTTGGACACTTGCTGCACGAGATGCGCTTGATTAAATCCACCGCAGAAATTGAGATGATGCAAAAGGCTGCCGATATTTCTGCGGCTGCTCATTGTCGAGCGATGAAAAACGCTCAGCCTGGTTGCTTTGAATATCAGTTAGAAGCGGATATCGTGCACGAATTTATGCGCGAAGGCAGTCGCTGGCCAGCTTATCCATCCATTGTCGGTGGTGGCGAGAATGCCTGTATTTTGCATTACACCAATAACGACATGGTGATCGACGATGGCAGTCTCATTTTAATCGATGCAGGCTGTGAACTTGATTATTATGCGGCAGATATTACCCGAACATTCCCGGTAAATGGAAAGTTCAGTCCTGAACAAAAAGCGCTATATGAGCTGGTATTAAAAGCTCAGCTAGCGGCTATTACAGAAATAAAACCAGGCAATAGCTGGAATGCGCCTCATGAAGTTGCAGTTGTTGTCTTAGTCAAAGGCTTGGTTGAGCTTGGATTATTAACGGGTGAAATCGAGCAGCTGATAGAAGATGAAGCTTATCGCACATTCTATATGCACCGTACTGGTCATTGGCTAGGAATGGATGTGCATGATGTTGGCGAATATCGAATTAATAAAGAATGGCGTCCATTACAACCGGGTATGGTTTTGACCGTAGAGCCTGGTTTATACATCGCTCCCGATTGCGAAGAGGTTGATGTTCGCTGGCGTGGCATTGGTATTCGGATTGAAGATGACGTTGTTGTGACCGAAGATGGCTGTCATGTACTCAGCCATAAAGTTCCTAAAACAGTGGCTGATATTGAAGCCTTGATGGCAAGTTAA
- a CDS encoding 2-octaprenyl-3-methyl-6-methoxy-1,4-benzoquinol hydroxylase, with protein MMQPKEDYQVVIVGGGMVGNALAAALANSDISVALIEPNTAQQPPLGKVSCNEFDTRVSAITAQSEALLTQLGVWALIPAAHKSPYQGMTVWDADGTGEVNFNANELHVPCLGTIVENREIVWALQQVVEQAKNVEILRDTVTHIDNQDEQGLTPVFLSSGKVLKTQLLVGADGALSRVKQWGEFATCEWDYKHHALVATVELEKSHQQTAWQRFRPEGPLALLPLAAENDKTCSIVWSTNEEECEQLLSMNEEAFCQQLGLAFEHRLGQILNVGPRAAVPLRQRHAKNYVVPGIALVGDAAHTIHPLAGQGVNLGFKDITVLSEELLRAQKLGLNLGELASLQRYQRRRQTDNLIMMAAMEGFKRLFAAEQPIIRLLRNQGMRLFNRAAAVKQHVVMQAMGLK; from the coding sequence ATGATGCAGCCAAAAGAAGATTATCAAGTCGTTATTGTCGGTGGTGGAATGGTGGGCAATGCCTTGGCCGCCGCGTTGGCCAATAGTGATATTTCAGTCGCTTTGATCGAGCCAAATACGGCTCAACAGCCTCCGTTAGGGAAGGTGTCTTGCAATGAGTTTGATACTCGCGTTAGTGCGATTACGGCTCAAAGTGAAGCATTGCTTACCCAGTTAGGCGTTTGGGCATTAATACCTGCGGCACATAAATCGCCGTACCAAGGAATGACAGTTTGGGATGCTGATGGTACAGGGGAGGTTAATTTTAATGCCAATGAACTTCATGTTCCTTGCTTAGGTACGATTGTTGAAAACCGTGAAATTGTTTGGGCGTTGCAGCAGGTTGTAGAGCAAGCAAAGAATGTTGAGATTCTGCGCGATACCGTGACGCACATTGATAATCAAGACGAACAAGGATTAACTCCGGTCTTTTTATCATCTGGTAAGGTTCTAAAAACTCAGCTGCTGGTGGGCGCTGATGGCGCATTATCACGAGTCAAACAATGGGGAGAATTTGCGACTTGCGAGTGGGATTATAAACACCATGCACTTGTTGCAACGGTTGAATTAGAGAAGTCTCATCAGCAAACCGCTTGGCAGAGATTCCGCCCTGAAGGCCCTCTTGCGTTATTACCCTTGGCAGCAGAAAACGATAAAACGTGTTCTATCGTCTGGTCGACCAATGAGGAAGAATGCGAGCAGCTTTTAAGCATGAATGAAGAAGCGTTTTGCCAGCAACTAGGATTGGCGTTTGAGCATCGCCTAGGTCAGATTTTGAATGTTGGGCCGCGAGCTGCTGTTCCATTACGCCAGCGACATGCTAAAAATTATGTCGTGCCAGGCATCGCGTTGGTTGGAGACGCTGCCCATACGATTCATCCGCTAGCAGGCCAAGGGGTTAATTTAGGTTTTAAAGATATTACAGTATTAAGTGAAGAATTATTACGTGCGCAGAAGTTAGGATTAAATCTGGGTGAATTGGCGAGCTTGCAACGCTATCAGCGTCGTCGCCAAACGGATAATTTGATAATGATGGCAGCAATGGAAGGCTTCAAACGATTATTTGCCGCTGAACAGCCTATTATTCGATTGCTACGTAATCAAGGCATGCGCTTATTTAATCGTGCTGCCGCAGTAAAGCAACACGTTGTGATGCAGGCGATGGGGCTAAAATAA
- a CDS encoding putative GTP-binding protein TypA has product MIENLRNIAIIAHVDHGKTTLVDKLLEQSGSLERNQAGERVMDSNDQEKERGITILAKNTAIEWNDYRINIIDTPGHADFGGEVERVMSMVDSVCLIVDAIDGPMPQTRFVTQKAFEKGLRPIVVINKIDRPGSRPEWVADQVFDLFDRLGGTDEQLDFPIIYCSAINGIAGTEPDAMAEDMTPLFQMIVDHVEAPKVDAEGPLQMQISALDYDSFVGVIGVGRITRGKLKPGTDVQVVDSEGNARKARVQDVKGFKGLDRVTTNDAQAGDIVCISGIDKLGISDTICAMDHVEAMPPLSVDEPTVSMTFQVNNSPFAGKEGKFVTSRNIKDRLEKELIHNVALRVEPGDSPEKFKVSGRGELHLSVLIETMRREGFEMAIGKPEVVQKMVDGELQEPYEAVMIDIEEEHSGAIMSEMGNRKAEMTNMVPDGKGRTRLEFIMPARGLIGFRSDFLTMTSGSGILTNTFDHYGPVHKTLGSTRHNGVMVSMVAGKVLGFSLFGLQDRGRMFMEPAAEVYEGQIVGLHARDNDLCVNPTKGKQLTNVRASGTDEAINLVPAIKHTLEQALEFIEDDELVEVTPLSIRLRKKHLTETDRKRFGKKKVKKD; this is encoded by the coding sequence GTGATCGAGAACTTACGTAATATCGCCATCATTGCCCACGTTGACCACGGAAAAACTACCTTGGTTGATAAGTTGCTTGAACAATCAGGTTCACTTGAGCGCAACCAAGCCGGCGAACGAGTCATGGACTCGAACGACCAAGAGAAAGAGCGTGGCATTACCATTCTTGCAAAAAACACTGCAATTGAGTGGAATGACTACCGCATTAACATCATCGATACTCCTGGACACGCCGATTTCGGTGGTGAAGTGGAACGTGTTATGTCGATGGTAGATTCTGTTTGCCTTATCGTTGATGCAATTGATGGCCCAATGCCACAAACGCGCTTCGTAACGCAAAAAGCTTTCGAAAAGGGCTTGCGCCCAATCGTTGTAATTAACAAAATTGACCGTCCTGGATCTCGTCCAGAATGGGTTGCAGACCAAGTTTTCGATCTTTTCGATCGTTTAGGCGGAACTGACGAACAGTTAGATTTCCCAATCATCTACTGCTCTGCAATCAATGGTATTGCCGGTACTGAACCTGATGCAATGGCTGAAGACATGACGCCTTTGTTCCAGATGATCGTTGATCATGTTGAAGCACCTAAGGTTGATGCTGAAGGTCCTCTTCAAATGCAAATCTCTGCATTGGATTACGATAGTTTCGTTGGTGTTATCGGTGTTGGCCGAATCACTCGCGGTAAGTTGAAGCCAGGTACTGACGTACAAGTGGTTGATTCTGAAGGCAATGCTCGTAAGGCTCGCGTACAAGACGTTAAAGGCTTTAAAGGTCTTGACCGTGTTACGACTAACGATGCACAAGCTGGGGATATCGTTTGTATCTCGGGTATCGACAAACTGGGTATCTCCGATACTATTTGTGCGATGGACCATGTTGAAGCAATGCCTCCTTTGAGCGTTGATGAGCCAACAGTAAGCATGACCTTCCAAGTAAACAACTCTCCGTTTGCTGGTAAAGAAGGTAAGTTCGTTACTTCGCGTAATATTAAAGATCGCTTAGAAAAAGAATTGATCCACAACGTTGCATTGCGCGTTGAGCCAGGCGATTCTCCAGAGAAATTTAAAGTTTCTGGCCGTGGTGAATTACACCTTTCAGTATTGATCGAAACCATGCGTCGCGAAGGCTTCGAAATGGCGATTGGTAAGCCTGAAGTTGTCCAGAAGATGGTTGATGGTGAACTTCAAGAGCCTTATGAAGCGGTTATGATCGACATCGAAGAAGAGCACTCTGGCGCAATCATGAGTGAGATGGGTAACCGTAAAGCTGAAATGACCAACATGGTTCCAGATGGCAAAGGACGTACACGTCTTGAGTTCATCATGCCAGCACGTGGCCTTATCGGTTTCCGTTCTGACTTCCTAACCATGACCTCTGGTTCTGGTATCTTAACCAATACATTTGATCACTACGGTCCTGTTCATAAGACTCTAGGTTCTACTCGTCATAACGGCGTAATGGTTTCTATGGTTGCGGGTAAAGTACTTGGTTTCTCTTTGTTTGGTTTGCAGGATCGTGGACGCATGTTCATGGAGCCAGCAGCAGAAGTTTACGAAGGCCAGATCGTTGGTTTACACGCTCGTGATAACGACCTTTGTGTTAACCCAACTAAAGGTAAGCAGCTTACTAACGTACGTGCCTCTGGTACGGATGAAGCGATCAACCTAGTACCTGCTATTAAGCATACGCTTGAGCAAGCTCTTGAATTCATCGAAGATGATGAGTTGGTTGAAGTAACACCTTTAAGCATCCGTCTACGTAAGAAGCATCTTACAGAGACTGATCGTAAGCGTTTCGGTAAGAAGAAAGTTAAGAAAGACTAA
- the ubiH gene encoding 2-octaprenyl-6-methoxyphenyl hydroxylase, with product MTNSAEKSARFDLVIIGAGMAGLSLLHLLRSSIEQGLKVALVERFELPSLTNKDAGQDTERPPSFDGRATALSYGSQQIFSQLGVWSEIEAAACSIENIQVSDQGRFGQTHIKHTDANVESLGYIIRNRALGEGLIANLPQQLTILAPDSVTAIEITANQKASLTLAAGNTLDAELVVMADGGRSDLAKQLGIQQQSHRYNTHALVTSVRIDRSHKHWAYERFTEAGPIALLPLGEDEFAVVWTLADEVIEEYLAADEATLIDRLQSAFGYRAGRIIALGARASYPLALVKAQEQIRPHLVLLGNAAHSLHPVAGQGFNLALRDAAALAEKINLAFDNGTPIGRWSVVQGYYQQQKTDQRNTIMGSDLLPRLFSQKNTALRCSRDMGLIGLALAPTVRKLFARQAMGLGQPAAKVAVHLSDQKHEQALGQLS from the coding sequence ATGACAAACTCCGCAGAAAAATCGGCTCGTTTTGATCTCGTTATTATCGGTGCGGGAATGGCTGGACTCAGCCTTCTCCATCTATTGCGATCGAGTATTGAGCAAGGTTTAAAAGTGGCTCTGGTTGAGCGCTTTGAATTGCCTTCGTTGACGAATAAAGACGCGGGGCAAGACACTGAGCGACCGCCCAGTTTTGATGGTCGCGCGACGGCGCTATCATACGGCAGCCAGCAAATTTTCAGTCAGCTGGGAGTATGGTCAGAAATCGAGGCGGCGGCGTGCTCGATTGAGAATATTCAAGTATCAGACCAGGGTCGTTTTGGCCAAACACACATTAAACATACCGATGCGAATGTCGAGTCTTTAGGCTATATCATTCGTAATCGTGCTTTGGGCGAAGGCTTAATAGCGAACTTGCCTCAGCAGCTAACTATCCTTGCTCCCGATTCGGTGACGGCCATTGAAATAACCGCTAATCAAAAAGCCAGCTTAACCTTAGCAGCGGGCAATACACTGGATGCTGAACTGGTGGTTATGGCGGACGGTGGGCGTTCAGACCTTGCTAAGCAGTTAGGCATCCAACAGCAAAGCCACCGATATAATACCCATGCTTTGGTCACCTCGGTGCGCATTGATCGTAGTCATAAACACTGGGCGTATGAACGCTTTACCGAAGCTGGACCGATAGCCTTGTTGCCATTAGGCGAAGATGAATTCGCAGTGGTTTGGACGCTTGCAGATGAGGTTATCGAAGAGTATTTAGCGGCAGATGAGGCAACTCTGATTGATCGTTTACAAAGTGCCTTTGGTTATCGTGCAGGGCGTATTATCGCGCTAGGAGCCCGAGCCAGTTATCCTCTTGCCTTAGTGAAAGCGCAAGAGCAAATTCGCCCTCATTTGGTTTTATTAGGCAATGCTGCACACAGTTTACATCCTGTGGCTGGCCAAGGTTTTAACCTTGCACTGCGGGATGCTGCGGCACTGGCCGAGAAAATTAATCTTGCTTTCGATAATGGCACACCTATCGGTCGATGGTCTGTCGTTCAGGGTTATTATCAGCAGCAGAAAACAGATCAGCGCAATACTATAATGGGCAGTGATTTGTTGCCGCGTTTATTCAGTCAAAAAAATACAGCATTACGTTGCAGTCGAGACATGGGTTTAATCGGTTTAGCACTAGCACCAACTGTGCGTAAATTATTTGCTCGCCAAGCCATGGGATTAGGTCAGCCAGCGGCAAAGGTCGCAGTGCATTTATCTGACCAGAAACACGAGCAAGCACTGGGGCAGTTATCATGA
- the fba gene encoding Fructose-bisphosphate aldolase: MALISMRQMLDHAAEFGYGVPAFNVNNLEQIRAIMQAADQTDSPVIVQASAGARTYAGAPFLRHLIQAAVEEFPHIPVCMHQDHGSSPTVCQRSIQLGFSSVMMDGSLGEDGKTPMSYDYNVAVTKRVVEMAHGCGVSVEGELGVLGSLETGQAGEEDGVGAEGTLSMDQMLTDPEEAADFVKQTGVDALAIACGTSHGAYKFTRPPTDDILAVDRIKEIHKRIPDTHLVMHGSSSVPQEWLAIINEFGGEIPETYGVPVEQIVEGIKHGVRKVNIDTDLRLASTGAIRRFLVQNPSEFDPRKYFKASMQAMQEICVARYEAFGTAGNAHKMKALSLDAMFDRYQSGELDPKIK, encoded by the coding sequence ATGGCACTTATTTCCATGCGCCAAATGTTGGACCACGCAGCCGAGTTCGGTTATGGCGTACCAGCTTTTAACGTAAACAATCTAGAGCAGATACGCGCAATCATGCAAGCCGCTGATCAGACGGATTCTCCAGTCATCGTGCAGGCTTCTGCAGGTGCTCGCACTTATGCTGGCGCACCTTTTTTGCGTCACTTGATTCAAGCGGCCGTTGAAGAGTTTCCGCATATTCCTGTGTGTATGCACCAGGATCATGGCTCTTCGCCAACAGTATGTCAGCGCTCTATTCAATTGGGCTTTAGCTCGGTAATGATGGACGGTTCTTTGGGTGAAGATGGTAAGACCCCAATGAGCTACGACTACAACGTTGCGGTCACTAAGCGAGTTGTTGAAATGGCTCACGGTTGTGGTGTTTCGGTTGAGGGTGAACTAGGTGTTCTTGGTTCTCTTGAAACGGGTCAGGCCGGTGAAGAAGATGGCGTTGGCGCTGAAGGTACGTTGAGCATGGATCAAATGCTAACAGACCCTGAAGAAGCGGCGGACTTCGTTAAGCAAACAGGCGTTGATGCATTAGCAATCGCTTGTGGCACTTCTCACGGTGCTTATAAGTTTACGCGTCCACCAACGGATGACATCTTAGCGGTAGATCGCATTAAAGAAATCCATAAGCGTATTCCTGATACTCACTTGGTCATGCACGGTTCTTCTTCTGTTCCACAGGAATGGTTGGCAATCATCAATGAATTTGGTGGCGAAATTCCTGAAACGTATGGTGTGCCGGTTGAGCAGATCGTTGAAGGTATTAAGCACGGCGTTCGTAAAGTGAATATCGATACTGATTTACGTTTGGCTTCTACAGGGGCGATTCGTCGTTTCTTAGTTCAGAACCCTTCTGAATTTGATCCACGTAAATACTTTAAAGCGTCTATGCAAGCGATGCAGGAAATCTGTGTTGCACGTTATGAAGCGTTTGGTACTGCAGGTAACGCACATAAAATGAAAGCACTTTCATTAGATGCGATGTTTGATCGCTATCAGTCTGGCGAATTAGATCCAAAGATTAAGTAG
- a CDS encoding 5-formyltetrahydrofolate cyclo-ligase family protein — MRATRRSLTPAEQQQAALSLKKKFSLNLSLKYSKRIALYLANDGEVSTHLAIKQAWKRGQQVYLPVLDPIRKGFLWFVQYQPNCRMRNNRFGIAEPDPRFNKRINPKFLNAVGLPLVAFDACGNRLGMGGGFYDRSFEFCRQASVKPKLFGLAHRCQQVKSLPVESWDIQLEEIISV; from the coding sequence ATGCGTGCAACTAGACGAAGTTTAACGCCTGCCGAACAGCAGCAAGCGGCATTATCGCTAAAGAAAAAATTTAGCCTAAATTTGAGCCTAAAATATTCTAAACGCATTGCACTATACTTAGCGAATGATGGTGAAGTGAGTACTCATCTCGCAATCAAGCAAGCCTGGAAAAGAGGGCAGCAAGTCTACTTACCCGTTTTAGATCCAATACGAAAAGGTTTCTTATGGTTTGTGCAATATCAGCCTAACTGCCGTATGCGCAATAATCGTTTTGGTATAGCAGAGCCAGACCCTAGATTTAATAAACGCATTAATCCTAAATTTTTGAATGCCGTTGGCTTACCACTAGTAGCCTTTGACGCTTGTGGAAATCGCTTGGGTATGGGAGGTGGTTTCTACGATCGTAGTTTTGAATTTTGCCGCCAAGCAAGCGTCAAACCTAAATTATTTGGCTTGGCGCATCGTTGTCAGCAGGTTAAAAGCTTGCCAGTGGAAAGCTGGGATATACAACTCGAAGAAATTATTAGTGTTTAA
- the glnA gene encoding Glutamine synthetase, type I — protein sequence MSVNTLNLIKENDVKWVDLRFTDTKGKEHHVSIPSSYVDEEFFEVGQMFDGSSIAGWKGINESDMILLPDDTTSFLDPFTEDSTLILRCDIIEPSTMQGYERDPRSVAKRAEAFLQTTGLGDTAFFGPEPEFFIFDDVRWGADMSGNFYKINSEEAAWNSGAEIPGGNMGHRPTVKGGYFPVPPVDSSHDMRAAMCNTMMAIGLDVEVHHHEVATANQNEIGVKFNTLVKKADEVQMLKYVIHNVAAAYGKTATFMPKPIIGDNGSGMHVHQSFWKDGENQFAGDSYAGLSEMALFYIGGIIKHAKALNAFTNPSTNSYKRLIPGFEAPVMLAYSARNRSASIRIPYVASPKGKRIEARFPDPMANPYLAFSAMLMAGIDGIKNKIHPGDAADKDLYDLPAEEAAAIPQVAGSLREAIDCLKADSDFLTQGGVFTEDMIGAYIDLAMEDVYRVEQTTHPVEFDMYYSL from the coding sequence ATGTCTGTAAATACTTTGAACTTGATCAAAGAGAACGACGTTAAGTGGGTTGACTTACGTTTCACTGATACTAAAGGTAAAGAGCATCACGTTTCTATTCCTTCTAGCTATGTTGACGAAGAATTTTTTGAAGTAGGTCAGATGTTTGATGGCTCTTCTATTGCTGGCTGGAAAGGCATTAACGAGTCAGACATGATTCTTCTTCCAGATGATACGACTTCTTTCCTTGACCCGTTCACTGAAGATTCTACTTTGATCTTGCGTTGCGACATCATCGAACCTTCTACTATGCAAGGTTACGAGCGTGATCCACGTTCTGTTGCTAAGCGTGCTGAAGCATTCTTGCAAACGACTGGCCTAGGCGATACAGCTTTCTTCGGTCCTGAACCTGAGTTCTTCATCTTTGATGATGTTCGTTGGGGCGCAGACATGTCTGGCAACTTCTACAAGATCAACTCTGAAGAAGCTGCTTGGAACTCTGGCGCTGAAATTCCAGGCGGAAACATGGGCCACCGCCCAACCGTTAAAGGCGGTTATTTCCCAGTTCCACCAGTAGACAGCTCTCATGATATGCGTGCTGCTATGTGTAATACGATGATGGCTATCGGTCTTGATGTTGAAGTACATCACCACGAAGTGGCAACGGCTAACCAAAACGAAATCGGTGTTAAGTTCAATACATTGGTTAAGAAAGCTGATGAAGTTCAAATGCTTAAGTACGTTATTCATAACGTTGCTGCTGCCTATGGCAAAACAGCTACTTTCATGCCTAAGCCAATCATTGGTGATAACGGTTCTGGTATGCACGTTCACCAGTCTTTCTGGAAAGATGGCGAAAACCAATTTGCTGGCGATAGCTATGCAGGATTGAGCGAAATGGCTCTTTTCTACATCGGCGGTATCATCAAGCACGCTAAAGCGTTGAATGCGTTCACTAACCCATCAACGAACTCTTACAAGCGTCTTATCCCAGGTTTTGAAGCTCCAGTAATGCTTGCGTACTCTGCACGTAACCGTTCTGCTTCTATCCGTATTCCTTATGTTGCGTCTCCTAAAGGCAAGCGTATTGAAGCTCGTTTCCCTGATCCAATGGCTAACCCATACCTAGCATTCTCTGCTATGTTGATGGCCGGTATCGACGGTATTAAAAACAAGATTCACCCTGGCGATGCTGCTGATAAAGATTTGTATGACTTGCCAGCTGAAGAAGCTGCTGCAATTCCACAAGTTGCTGGAAGCTTACGTGAAGCGATCGATTGCCTGAAAGCAGACAGCGATTTCTTGACTCAAGGTGGTGTTTTCACTGAAGACATGATCGGCGCTTACATCGATCTAGCGATGGAAGACGTTTACCGTGTTGAACAAACTACTCACCCAGTAGAATTCGACATGTACTACTCTCTATAA
- a CDS encoding Glutathione S-transferase-like protein, with the protein MSDSQPISSLPPVTNTKLGIFYSFRRCPYAMRARLACTLFLSPQCLELREVVLKNKPPELLAISPKATVPVLQLKGEQLTNSTLVDESRDIMLWALEQAPEKLKGQYLPFHLQLDIDELIDENDGSFKWALDRYKYADRFEEEEEYYRKLGEVFLVRLEHLLKKNRYLFTPELSLADIAIFPFVRQFAHVNKSWFEQSDYPKLIQWLNTLLESELFSSIMKKYKPWQEQEESILFP; encoded by the coding sequence ATGTCAGATTCTCAGCCTATTTCTTCTCTTCCCCCTGTAACTAATACTAAATTAGGCATTTTTTATTCTTTTCGGCGCTGCCCTTATGCCATGCGTGCACGATTAGCGTGCACGTTATTTTTATCGCCGCAATGCCTAGAATTAAGAGAAGTGGTACTGAAGAATAAGCCCCCAGAGTTATTGGCGATCAGCCCCAAAGCGACCGTGCCCGTATTGCAACTAAAAGGAGAGCAACTCACTAACTCAACATTGGTGGATGAGAGTCGCGACATCATGCTATGGGCTTTAGAGCAAGCTCCAGAGAAGCTTAAAGGGCAATATCTACCCTTTCATCTGCAACTGGACATTGATGAATTAATCGATGAGAACGATGGCTCGTTCAAGTGGGCGTTAGACCGCTATAAATATGCGGATCGCTTTGAAGAAGAGGAAGAATATTACCGAAAACTAGGGGAGGTTTTCTTAGTTAGACTTGAGCACCTACTAAAGAAAAACCGCTATCTATTTACTCCAGAACTCAGCCTGGCCGACATCGCGATATTTCCTTTCGTAAGGCAATTTGCCCATGTTAATAAATCGTGGTTTGAGCAAAGTGATTACCCTAAATTGATTCAATGGCTGAATACGTTATTAGAATCTGAATTGTTCAGCTCAATCATGAAAAAATATAAGCCTTGGCAAGAGCAGGAAGAAAGCATTCTGTTTCCTTAA
- the pldB gene encoding Lysophospholipase, which produces MKAINWDSGELQRALKSLNWQNLPEISPAQKRYVHYYKIDFSDRHDGLKHNIGSFTAAGYQIAAQIFSQDNAKGTAILMHGYYDHVGIYGSLIEFCLQQGWNVFAFDLPGHGLSTGDRAAITDFSEYDQVFTAAMEQAYSLQKYTESESQPLHVFGQSTGGAIIINYLLTRKIQQQNSPFASINLLAPLVRPCNWASAKILHTFLSPFLKQIKRTFAINSNDVEFLRFIAEKDPLQPLALSVRWVSALKKWVRMIEECEASDLEINIVQGDQDGTVDWRHNMPLLLEKFPQRKLLMVEGGRHHIVNEDVPKRQQIYQWLQQVITR; this is translated from the coding sequence TTGAAAGCAATTAATTGGGATTCAGGTGAGTTGCAACGTGCGTTAAAATCGCTGAATTGGCAGAATCTACCTGAGATATCGCCTGCTCAGAAGCGCTATGTCCATTATTATAAAATTGATTTTTCTGATCGCCACGATGGCCTTAAGCATAATATTGGTAGTTTCACTGCTGCGGGCTATCAGATTGCTGCGCAAATATTTTCTCAGGACAACGCCAAAGGCACTGCGATATTGATGCATGGGTATTACGATCATGTAGGTATCTATGGCAGTCTAATTGAGTTTTGCTTACAGCAAGGTTGGAATGTTTTTGCTTTTGATCTACCGGGTCATGGCTTGTCTACGGGTGATCGTGCGGCAATAACCGACTTTTCTGAATACGACCAAGTTTTTACTGCTGCGATGGAGCAGGCGTACTCTCTGCAAAAGTATACCGAGAGTGAATCGCAGCCGTTGCATGTTTTTGGTCAGAGTACGGGCGGAGCAATTATTATTAATTATTTACTCACGCGCAAAATCCAGCAGCAGAACTCTCCCTTTGCGAGTATTAATCTATTGGCGCCATTAGTGCGCCCATGCAATTGGGCCAGTGCCAAAATACTGCACACTTTTCTCAGCCCTTTCCTGAAGCAAATTAAACGAACCTTTGCCATAAACTCAAATGATGTCGAGTTTTTGCGTTTTATTGCTGAAAAAGATCCTTTACAGCCTCTAGCATTGTCTGTGCGCTGGGTTAGCGCGTTAAAAAAATGGGTGCGGATGATAGAGGAGTGCGAAGCGTCTGATCTTGAAATTAATATCGTTCAAGGTGATCAAGACGGCACCGTTGATTGGCGTCATAATATGCCGTTGTTATTAGAGAAATTCCCTCAGCGTAAGCTCTTGATGGTTGAAGGTGGCCGCCATCATATTGTGAACGAAGACGTGCCTAAGCGTCAGCAAATCTATCAGTGGTTACAACAGGTCATAACACGTTAA